In Daphnia pulicaria isolate SC F1-1A chromosome 5, SC_F0-13Bv2, whole genome shotgun sequence, a single genomic region encodes these proteins:
- the LOC124340632 gene encoding uncharacterized protein LOC124340632 isoform X1, which translates to MNLENCESETEAEKEEFFSTEEAIQQHIFESTATCILLDEIVLNNIQIQEVGDIAIPVSLQDVTKLQGASENGKFTRAFDPSLTRAWEIDSSKILTENLDLSSLVISHLGLPADKIMVTQAKLTKLIMYQAGGRYERNLNNSEKEFGTFLTAILQLPVEGGYEGGRVRVESKGKSKLFDNHRNSDTLFYLTEFYDNFEYIVEPITKGWQLTLVFDLFWTNAKRPIAKPFDASVSLAALSELENVVNHWTAIYPNNPPVEKYEVPSAENENEARPAPLPSKIIAEESDCTRSWRPALKWQELAREQLSRDLHQIIAFWCAKPQRVWIEDPDLENGELTLRLLRLCITLRTREGGLALLNAIGSDFNSPTSAEDGSNSLQLFEGIQNERVAQAIAEFSCQVSDFDECADLVKRMISPNRLAKQFVPIIKLVHSFLDNDCIRGAITIGDWMAASVDEMDKSMVTHVDQSTAEAYLDSIVSLETHSEFFYEERLPSFVTFFRKLQISLQFHLVLGLKAQGTSRFKGIKSFQFTFQNLCKALCEEFYVDAPSVSDIIVDMITFYIKLQSVEFLQRLIYKICPWGRSAKVFFGKLNDAKDVDTKMVLLKKLVLSEEMWELSKSSKLGKTTLASFVGNYFTVLLEKLSFITKEEQESAISQVESIGDALLCDFSSCLQFVIRMQFNPQLSNENFAQIAQLSVDKLWHLMNDLKNSESELFKNHPFYVKIMSHLCSSVVNQLKVKTRLMPRRETILNVVIFFVEFRGESSVKSLIKTVCASEVTAPWDQHFKYELFNALLHFSDVWIKLPVVSKTNILNSCAKLAESWIAEISIVLDSINNDSSIEIEHLVSTESRIYECAKLFISLENKRYDAHQEDITSGMAHALLDLSQKLSPSQLLRMLDCVFKPPPLQTASVPFEGTTVCLDWCHEMCELLFSKDVLSLSNLAEDASKIMDWLFWLDDDRCWQSFTDNVCASPCSERTHHFIRVFLLNPQIEEAIAENLPAFTTLNRVADHCAYKWKSLEVPKFSWQMPKATVPDHPEVEKFLRSSEKTLRYTNLSDNDQMYILATDLEKNGARMGFSVSVTPDETFPCCEIVKTREYYTRVARDFKEMKSESDEFTKLRQKVSLMRIKKQNTKRSAPKALSSTLVPPAKRRTL; encoded by the exons ATGAATTTGGAAAATTGTGAATCTGAAACTGAAGCTGAAAAAGAGGAGTTCTTCTCTACAGAGGAAGCTATTCAGCAACACATCTTCGAGTCTACAGCAACATGCATTCTACTAgatgaaattgttttgaataatattcaaattcaagaAGTAGGTGACATCGCAATACCTGTGTCTCTTCag GATGTTACCAAACTACAGGGAGCttcagaaaatggaaaattcaCCAGAGCTTTTGATCCTTCACTAACACGAGCATGGGAAATTGATTCCTCTAAAATTCTAACAGAAAATCTAGACTTGTCATCACTAGTCATCAGTCATTTAGGGTTACCTGCTGACAAAATTATGGTTACTCAAGCAAAGCTGACTAAACTGATAATGTATCAAGCAGGAGGACGGTACGAGCGTAATCTCAACAACTCGGAGAAAGAATTCG GGACATTCCTCACGGCTATCCTTCAATTACCAGTGGAAGGGGGATACGAGGGCGGAAGAGTGAGGGTTGAAAGCAAAGGGAAAAGCAAATTGTTTGACAATCACCGAAACAGCGACACTCTTTTCTACTTAACGGAGTTTTATGACAACTTTGAGTATATTGTGGAGCCAATTACGAAAGGATGGCAGTTAACGCTTGTTTTCGATCTTTTTTGGACAAACGCCAAACGCCCGATTGCGAAACCATTTGATGCTTCAGTTTCACTTGCCGCTCTTAGTGAATTAGAAAACGTGGTAAATCATTGGACTGCCATTTATCCGAACAATCCTCCAGTCGAAAAATATGAAGTGCCGTCAGCGGAAAACGAAAACGAAGCAAGACCAGCTCCTCTACCATCAAAGATTATCGCAGAAGAATCAG ACTGTACTCGTTCATGGCGTCCAGCTTTAAAATGGCAGGAGCTGGCCCGAGAACAGCTCAGCCGAGATTTACATCAGATTATCGCATTTTGGTGTGCCAAACCTCAACGTGTGTGGATTGAAGACCCTGATTTGGAAAATGGAGAGTTAACGTTAAGATTGCTACGCCTTTGCATCACATTGCGAACACGCGAAGGGGGCCTTGCTCTCTTGAATGCAATCGGCTCGGATTTTAATTCGCCTACATCTGCTGAAGACGGTTCTAACTCCCTACAGCTATTTGAAGGAATTCAAAACGAGCGAGTGGCCCAGGCGATTGCAGAGTTCAGCTGTCAAGTCTCAg ATTTTGACGAATGTGCTGATCTTGTTAAGAGAATGATTTCTCCCAATCGGCTTGCAAAGCAGTTTGTACCCATAATCAAATTAGTCCATTCCTTTCTCGACAACGACTGCATTCGAGGAGCAATTACGATTGGGGACTGGATGGCGGCATCGGTTGATGAGATGGACAAGTCTATGGTCACCCACGTGGACCAGTCAACTGCAGAAGCTTACCTCGACTCGATTGTTTCATTGGAAACGCATTCTGAATTTTTCTATGAAGAAAGACTCCCCTCGTTTGTTACCTTTTTTCGGAAACTTCAGATATCGCTGCAATTTCATTTGGTGTTGGGTTTAAAGGCACAGGGTACTTCACGCTTCAAGGGAATCAAATCCTTCCAATTCACGTTCCAAAATTTATGTAAGGCTTTATGTGAAGAATTTTACGTTGATGCGCCTTCCGTTAGCGATATTATCGTCGATATGATAACATTTTATATTAAACTTCAAAGCGTCGAATTTCTTCAACGACTAATCTACAAGATTTGCCCATGGGGTCGTTCCGCCAAGGTGTTTTTTGGGAAACTTAACGATGCCAAAGACGTTGACACTAAGATGGTGCTGCTGAAGAAACTCGTGTTATCTGAAGAAATGTGGGAATTATCCAAGTCATCAAAATTAGGAAAGACCACACTAGCATCGTTTGTTGGAAATTACTTTACTGTGCTACTGGAAAAACTATCGTTCATCACCAAGGAAGAACAAGAGTCAGCTATATCCCAGGTGGAATCAATTGGTGATGCTCTTCTCTGCGATTTTTCATCTTGTCTTCAGTTTGTAATACGAATGCAATTCAACCCTCAACTGTCAAACGAGAATTTTGCGCAGATAGCTCAATTGAGCGTTGATAAATTATGGCACCTTATGAACGACTTGAAAAATTCAGAAAGTGAGCTCTTCAAAAATCATCCTTTTTATGTCAAGATAATGTCTCATCTCTGCTCTTCCGTGGTGAATCAGTTGAAAGTGAAAACAAGACTAATGCCACGTCGAGAAACGATCCTGAATGTAGTGATattcttcgttgaatttcgTGGTGAGTCATCAGTAAAATCGTTAATCAAGACCGTTTGCGCTAGCGAAGTGACTGCGCCTTGGGACCAACATTTCAAGTATGAATTGTTCAATGCTCTTCTCCATTTTTCTGATGTGTGGATCAAACTGCCTGTTGTTTCGAAGACGAATATTCTGAACTCGTGCGCCAAACTTGCAGAATCATGGATTGCTGAAATTAGTATAGTATTGGACTCCATAAACAACGATTCTTCGATTGAAATTGAACATCTTGTTTCCACGGAATCAAGAATTTACGAATGCGCCAAGCTTTTCATCTCGTTGGAGAATAAACGATACGATGCGCACCAGGAGGACATTACATCTGGTATGGCTCACGCTCTTCTTGATCTTTCTCAAAAGCTTTCCCCGTCACAACTATTGCGGATGCTGGATTGTGTTTTCAAACCTCCTCCATTGCAAACGGCTAGCGTTCCCTTCGAAGGTACTACCGTCTGCCTTGATTGGTGTCACGAAATGTGcgaacttttattttccaaggaTGTGTTGTCTCTCTCCAATTTAGCAGAAGATGCTTCCAAGATTATGGACTGGCTGTTTTGGTTAGATGACGATCGATGCTGGCAGTCTTTTACAGACAACGTTTGTGCTTCCCCCTGTTCAGAAAGAACCCATCACTTTATTCGAGTTTTTTTGCTGAATCCCCAGATTGAAGAAGCCATTGCTGAAAATCTTCCGGCGTTCACCACTTTAAATCGGGTCGCTGATCACTGTGCTTATAAATGGAAATCCCTTGAAGTACCAAAGTTTAGCTGGCAGATGCCTAAAGCTACTGTTCCCGATCACCCTGAAGTGGAAAAATTTCTTCGCTCTTCAGAAAAGACTTTGAGGTACACCAATTTATCTGACAACGACCAAATGTACATTCTCGCAACTGATCTGGAGAAAAATGGTGCCCGTATGGGTTTCAGTGTTTCTGTGACGccagatgaaacatttccttgttgtgaaattgtgaaaactcGAGAATACTACACGCGTGTCGCTcgtgattttaaagaaatgaaatcagaGTCGGACGAGTTCACAAAGCTGCGCCAAAAAGTTAGTCTGATGcgtattaaaaaacaaaataccaaGCGATCGGCCCCTAAAGCGCTTTCTTCCACCCTCGTTCCTCCTGCTAAACGTCGTACCCTTTGA
- the LOC124340632 gene encoding uncharacterized protein LOC124340632 isoform X2 yields the protein MNLENCESETEAEKEEFFSTEEAIQQHIFESTATCILLDEIVLNNIQIQEVGDIAIPVSLQDVTKLQGASENGKFTRAFDPSLTRAWEIDSSKILTENLDLSSLVISHLGLPADKIMVTQAKLTKLIMYQAGGRYERNLNNSEKEFGTFLTAILQLPVEGGYEGGRVRVESKGKSKLFDNHRNSDTLFYLTEFYDNFEYIVEPITKGWQLTLVFDLFWTNAKRPIAKPFDASVSLAALSELENVVNHWTAIYPNNPPVEKYEVPSAENENEARPAPLPSKIIAEESDCTRSWRPALKWQELAREQLSRDLHQIIAFWCAKPQRVWIEDPDLENGELTLRLLRLCITLRTREGGLALLNAIGSDFNSPTSAEDGSNSLQLFEGIQNERVAQAIAEFSCQVSDFDECADLVKRMISPNRLAKQFVPIIKLVHSFLDNDCIRGAITIGDWMAASVDEMDKSMVTHVDQSTAEAYLDSIVSLETHSEFFYEERLPSFVTFFRKLQISLQFHLVLGLKAQGTSRFKGIKSFQFTFQNLCKALCEEFYVDAPSVSDIIVDMITFYIKLQSVEFLQRLIYKICPWGRSAKVFFGKLNDAKDVDTKMVLLKKLVLSEEMWELSKSSKLGKTTLASFVGNYFTVLLEKLSFITKEEQESAISQVESIGDALLCDFSSCLQFVIRMQFNPQLSNENFAQIAQLSVDKLWHLMNDLKNSESELFKNHPFYVKIMSHLCSSVVNQLKVKTRLMPRRETILNVVIFFVEFRGESSVKSLIKTVCASEVTAPWDQHFKYELFNALLHFSDVWIKLPVVSKTNILNSCAKLAESWIAEISIVLDSINNDSSIEIEHLVSTESRIYECAKLFISLENKRYDAHQEDITSGMAHALLDLSQKLSPSQLLRMLDCVFKPPPLQTASVPFEGTTVCLDWCHEMCELLFSKDVLSLSNLAEDASKIMDWLFWLDDDRCWQSFTDNVCASPCSERTHHFIRVFLLNPQIEEAIAENLPAFTTLNRVADHCAYKWKSLEVPKFSWQMPKATVPDHPEVEKFLRSSEKTLRHCE from the exons ATGAATTTGGAAAATTGTGAATCTGAAACTGAAGCTGAAAAAGAGGAGTTCTTCTCTACAGAGGAAGCTATTCAGCAACACATCTTCGAGTCTACAGCAACATGCATTCTACTAgatgaaattgttttgaataatattcaaattcaagaAGTAGGTGACATCGCAATACCTGTGTCTCTTCag GATGTTACCAAACTACAGGGAGCttcagaaaatggaaaattcaCCAGAGCTTTTGATCCTTCACTAACACGAGCATGGGAAATTGATTCCTCTAAAATTCTAACAGAAAATCTAGACTTGTCATCACTAGTCATCAGTCATTTAGGGTTACCTGCTGACAAAATTATGGTTACTCAAGCAAAGCTGACTAAACTGATAATGTATCAAGCAGGAGGACGGTACGAGCGTAATCTCAACAACTCGGAGAAAGAATTCG GGACATTCCTCACGGCTATCCTTCAATTACCAGTGGAAGGGGGATACGAGGGCGGAAGAGTGAGGGTTGAAAGCAAAGGGAAAAGCAAATTGTTTGACAATCACCGAAACAGCGACACTCTTTTCTACTTAACGGAGTTTTATGACAACTTTGAGTATATTGTGGAGCCAATTACGAAAGGATGGCAGTTAACGCTTGTTTTCGATCTTTTTTGGACAAACGCCAAACGCCCGATTGCGAAACCATTTGATGCTTCAGTTTCACTTGCCGCTCTTAGTGAATTAGAAAACGTGGTAAATCATTGGACTGCCATTTATCCGAACAATCCTCCAGTCGAAAAATATGAAGTGCCGTCAGCGGAAAACGAAAACGAAGCAAGACCAGCTCCTCTACCATCAAAGATTATCGCAGAAGAATCAG ACTGTACTCGTTCATGGCGTCCAGCTTTAAAATGGCAGGAGCTGGCCCGAGAACAGCTCAGCCGAGATTTACATCAGATTATCGCATTTTGGTGTGCCAAACCTCAACGTGTGTGGATTGAAGACCCTGATTTGGAAAATGGAGAGTTAACGTTAAGATTGCTACGCCTTTGCATCACATTGCGAACACGCGAAGGGGGCCTTGCTCTCTTGAATGCAATCGGCTCGGATTTTAATTCGCCTACATCTGCTGAAGACGGTTCTAACTCCCTACAGCTATTTGAAGGAATTCAAAACGAGCGAGTGGCCCAGGCGATTGCAGAGTTCAGCTGTCAAGTCTCAg ATTTTGACGAATGTGCTGATCTTGTTAAGAGAATGATTTCTCCCAATCGGCTTGCAAAGCAGTTTGTACCCATAATCAAATTAGTCCATTCCTTTCTCGACAACGACTGCATTCGAGGAGCAATTACGATTGGGGACTGGATGGCGGCATCGGTTGATGAGATGGACAAGTCTATGGTCACCCACGTGGACCAGTCAACTGCAGAAGCTTACCTCGACTCGATTGTTTCATTGGAAACGCATTCTGAATTTTTCTATGAAGAAAGACTCCCCTCGTTTGTTACCTTTTTTCGGAAACTTCAGATATCGCTGCAATTTCATTTGGTGTTGGGTTTAAAGGCACAGGGTACTTCACGCTTCAAGGGAATCAAATCCTTCCAATTCACGTTCCAAAATTTATGTAAGGCTTTATGTGAAGAATTTTACGTTGATGCGCCTTCCGTTAGCGATATTATCGTCGATATGATAACATTTTATATTAAACTTCAAAGCGTCGAATTTCTTCAACGACTAATCTACAAGATTTGCCCATGGGGTCGTTCCGCCAAGGTGTTTTTTGGGAAACTTAACGATGCCAAAGACGTTGACACTAAGATGGTGCTGCTGAAGAAACTCGTGTTATCTGAAGAAATGTGGGAATTATCCAAGTCATCAAAATTAGGAAAGACCACACTAGCATCGTTTGTTGGAAATTACTTTACTGTGCTACTGGAAAAACTATCGTTCATCACCAAGGAAGAACAAGAGTCAGCTATATCCCAGGTGGAATCAATTGGTGATGCTCTTCTCTGCGATTTTTCATCTTGTCTTCAGTTTGTAATACGAATGCAATTCAACCCTCAACTGTCAAACGAGAATTTTGCGCAGATAGCTCAATTGAGCGTTGATAAATTATGGCACCTTATGAACGACTTGAAAAATTCAGAAAGTGAGCTCTTCAAAAATCATCCTTTTTATGTCAAGATAATGTCTCATCTCTGCTCTTCCGTGGTGAATCAGTTGAAAGTGAAAACAAGACTAATGCCACGTCGAGAAACGATCCTGAATGTAGTGATattcttcgttgaatttcgTGGTGAGTCATCAGTAAAATCGTTAATCAAGACCGTTTGCGCTAGCGAAGTGACTGCGCCTTGGGACCAACATTTCAAGTATGAATTGTTCAATGCTCTTCTCCATTTTTCTGATGTGTGGATCAAACTGCCTGTTGTTTCGAAGACGAATATTCTGAACTCGTGCGCCAAACTTGCAGAATCATGGATTGCTGAAATTAGTATAGTATTGGACTCCATAAACAACGATTCTTCGATTGAAATTGAACATCTTGTTTCCACGGAATCAAGAATTTACGAATGCGCCAAGCTTTTCATCTCGTTGGAGAATAAACGATACGATGCGCACCAGGAGGACATTACATCTGGTATGGCTCACGCTCTTCTTGATCTTTCTCAAAAGCTTTCCCCGTCACAACTATTGCGGATGCTGGATTGTGTTTTCAAACCTCCTCCATTGCAAACGGCTAGCGTTCCCTTCGAAGGTACTACCGTCTGCCTTGATTGGTGTCACGAAATGTGcgaacttttattttccaaggaTGTGTTGTCTCTCTCCAATTTAGCAGAAGATGCTTCCAAGATTATGGACTGGCTGTTTTGGTTAGATGACGATCGATGCTGGCAGTCTTTTACAGACAACGTTTGTGCTTCCCCCTGTTCAGAAAGAACCCATCACTTTATTCGAGTTTTTTTGCTGAATCCCCAGATTGAAGAAGCCATTGCTGAAAATCTTCCGGCGTTCACCACTTTAAATCGGGTCGCTGATCACTGTGCTTATAAATGGAAATCCCTTGAAGTACCAAAGTTTAGCTGGCAGATGCCTAAAGCTACTGTTCCCGATCACCCTGAAGTGGAAAAATTTCTTCGCTCTTCAGAAAAGACTTTGAG gCATTGTGAATAA
- the LOC124340632 gene encoding uncharacterized protein LOC124340632 isoform X3 translates to MTTLISLAALSELENVVNHWTAIYPNNPPVEKYEVPSAENENEARPAPLPSKIIAEESDCTRSWRPALKWQELAREQLSRDLHQIIAFWCAKPQRVWIEDPDLENGELTLRLLRLCITLRTREGGLALLNAIGSDFNSPTSAEDGSNSLQLFEGIQNERVAQAIAEFSCQVSDFDECADLVKRMISPNRLAKQFVPIIKLVHSFLDNDCIRGAITIGDWMAASVDEMDKSMVTHVDQSTAEAYLDSIVSLETHSEFFYEERLPSFVTFFRKLQISLQFHLVLGLKAQGTSRFKGIKSFQFTFQNLCKALCEEFYVDAPSVSDIIVDMITFYIKLQSVEFLQRLIYKICPWGRSAKVFFGKLNDAKDVDTKMVLLKKLVLSEEMWELSKSSKLGKTTLASFVGNYFTVLLEKLSFITKEEQESAISQVESIGDALLCDFSSCLQFVIRMQFNPQLSNENFAQIAQLSVDKLWHLMNDLKNSESELFKNHPFYVKIMSHLCSSVVNQLKVKTRLMPRRETILNVVIFFVEFRGESSVKSLIKTVCASEVTAPWDQHFKYELFNALLHFSDVWIKLPVVSKTNILNSCAKLAESWIAEISIVLDSINNDSSIEIEHLVSTESRIYECAKLFISLENKRYDAHQEDITSGMAHALLDLSQKLSPSQLLRMLDCVFKPPPLQTASVPFEGTTVCLDWCHEMCELLFSKDVLSLSNLAEDASKIMDWLFWLDDDRCWQSFTDNVCASPCSERTHHFIRVFLLNPQIEEAIAENLPAFTTLNRVADHCAYKWKSLEVPKFSWQMPKATVPDHPEVEKFLRSSEKTLRYTNLSDNDQMYILATDLEKNGARMGFSVSVTPDETFPCCEIVKTREYYTRVARDFKEMKSESDEFTKLRQKVSLMRIKKQNTKRSAPKALSSTLVPPAKRRTL, encoded by the exons ATGACAACTTTGA TTTCACTTGCCGCTCTTAGTGAATTAGAAAACGTGGTAAATCATTGGACTGCCATTTATCCGAACAATCCTCCAGTCGAAAAATATGAAGTGCCGTCAGCGGAAAACGAAAACGAAGCAAGACCAGCTCCTCTACCATCAAAGATTATCGCAGAAGAATCAG ACTGTACTCGTTCATGGCGTCCAGCTTTAAAATGGCAGGAGCTGGCCCGAGAACAGCTCAGCCGAGATTTACATCAGATTATCGCATTTTGGTGTGCCAAACCTCAACGTGTGTGGATTGAAGACCCTGATTTGGAAAATGGAGAGTTAACGTTAAGATTGCTACGCCTTTGCATCACATTGCGAACACGCGAAGGGGGCCTTGCTCTCTTGAATGCAATCGGCTCGGATTTTAATTCGCCTACATCTGCTGAAGACGGTTCTAACTCCCTACAGCTATTTGAAGGAATTCAAAACGAGCGAGTGGCCCAGGCGATTGCAGAGTTCAGCTGTCAAGTCTCAg ATTTTGACGAATGTGCTGATCTTGTTAAGAGAATGATTTCTCCCAATCGGCTTGCAAAGCAGTTTGTACCCATAATCAAATTAGTCCATTCCTTTCTCGACAACGACTGCATTCGAGGAGCAATTACGATTGGGGACTGGATGGCGGCATCGGTTGATGAGATGGACAAGTCTATGGTCACCCACGTGGACCAGTCAACTGCAGAAGCTTACCTCGACTCGATTGTTTCATTGGAAACGCATTCTGAATTTTTCTATGAAGAAAGACTCCCCTCGTTTGTTACCTTTTTTCGGAAACTTCAGATATCGCTGCAATTTCATTTGGTGTTGGGTTTAAAGGCACAGGGTACTTCACGCTTCAAGGGAATCAAATCCTTCCAATTCACGTTCCAAAATTTATGTAAGGCTTTATGTGAAGAATTTTACGTTGATGCGCCTTCCGTTAGCGATATTATCGTCGATATGATAACATTTTATATTAAACTTCAAAGCGTCGAATTTCTTCAACGACTAATCTACAAGATTTGCCCATGGGGTCGTTCCGCCAAGGTGTTTTTTGGGAAACTTAACGATGCCAAAGACGTTGACACTAAGATGGTGCTGCTGAAGAAACTCGTGTTATCTGAAGAAATGTGGGAATTATCCAAGTCATCAAAATTAGGAAAGACCACACTAGCATCGTTTGTTGGAAATTACTTTACTGTGCTACTGGAAAAACTATCGTTCATCACCAAGGAAGAACAAGAGTCAGCTATATCCCAGGTGGAATCAATTGGTGATGCTCTTCTCTGCGATTTTTCATCTTGTCTTCAGTTTGTAATACGAATGCAATTCAACCCTCAACTGTCAAACGAGAATTTTGCGCAGATAGCTCAATTGAGCGTTGATAAATTATGGCACCTTATGAACGACTTGAAAAATTCAGAAAGTGAGCTCTTCAAAAATCATCCTTTTTATGTCAAGATAATGTCTCATCTCTGCTCTTCCGTGGTGAATCAGTTGAAAGTGAAAACAAGACTAATGCCACGTCGAGAAACGATCCTGAATGTAGTGATattcttcgttgaatttcgTGGTGAGTCATCAGTAAAATCGTTAATCAAGACCGTTTGCGCTAGCGAAGTGACTGCGCCTTGGGACCAACATTTCAAGTATGAATTGTTCAATGCTCTTCTCCATTTTTCTGATGTGTGGATCAAACTGCCTGTTGTTTCGAAGACGAATATTCTGAACTCGTGCGCCAAACTTGCAGAATCATGGATTGCTGAAATTAGTATAGTATTGGACTCCATAAACAACGATTCTTCGATTGAAATTGAACATCTTGTTTCCACGGAATCAAGAATTTACGAATGCGCCAAGCTTTTCATCTCGTTGGAGAATAAACGATACGATGCGCACCAGGAGGACATTACATCTGGTATGGCTCACGCTCTTCTTGATCTTTCTCAAAAGCTTTCCCCGTCACAACTATTGCGGATGCTGGATTGTGTTTTCAAACCTCCTCCATTGCAAACGGCTAGCGTTCCCTTCGAAGGTACTACCGTCTGCCTTGATTGGTGTCACGAAATGTGcgaacttttattttccaaggaTGTGTTGTCTCTCTCCAATTTAGCAGAAGATGCTTCCAAGATTATGGACTGGCTGTTTTGGTTAGATGACGATCGATGCTGGCAGTCTTTTACAGACAACGTTTGTGCTTCCCCCTGTTCAGAAAGAACCCATCACTTTATTCGAGTTTTTTTGCTGAATCCCCAGATTGAAGAAGCCATTGCTGAAAATCTTCCGGCGTTCACCACTTTAAATCGGGTCGCTGATCACTGTGCTTATAAATGGAAATCCCTTGAAGTACCAAAGTTTAGCTGGCAGATGCCTAAAGCTACTGTTCCCGATCACCCTGAAGTGGAAAAATTTCTTCGCTCTTCAGAAAAGACTTTGAGGTACACCAATTTATCTGACAACGACCAAATGTACATTCTCGCAACTGATCTGGAGAAAAATGGTGCCCGTATGGGTTTCAGTGTTTCTGTGACGccagatgaaacatttccttgttgtgaaattgtgaaaactcGAGAATACTACACGCGTGTCGCTcgtgattttaaagaaatgaaatcagaGTCGGACGAGTTCACAAAGCTGCGCCAAAAAGTTAGTCTGATGcgtattaaaaaacaaaataccaaGCGATCGGCCCCTAAAGCGCTTTCTTCCACCCTCGTTCCTCCTGCTAAACGTCGTACCCTTTGA